A single genomic interval of Xyrauchen texanus isolate HMW12.3.18 chromosome 40, RBS_HiC_50CHRs, whole genome shotgun sequence harbors:
- the LOC127633207 gene encoding receptor-type tyrosine-protein phosphatase epsilon-like isoform X2: MKKSSSFRWLKNQRKAVITAVDKKVPNGILEEQEQQTVVLLPRSPSTSKTYFPIPVDNLEEEYRIRSADDGKLFREEYNSIPGGSIQGTCEEANKEQNKEKNRYPNILPYDHSRVVLTPIDVVPGSDYVNASYIDGYTDTNKFIAAQGPKQETVADFWRMIWEQKSATIVMLTNLKERKEDKCYQYWPDQGCWTYGSVRVAVEDFTVLVDYTIRKFCVQYQASDGSKNPRLVTQLHFTSWPDFGVPFSPIGMLKFLKKVKQVNPSYAGPIVVHCSAGVGRTGTFIVIDAMIDMMYTEQKVDVFGFVSRIREQRSQLIQTDLQYSFIYQALLEYFLYGDTELDVSSLEGHLDKLHNTCAPLDRVGLEEEFKKLTNMRIMKENMRTGNLPANMKKNRVLQIIPYDFNRVILSMKRGQEFTDYINASFIDGYRQKDYYIATQGPLSHTVDDFWRMVWEWKCHSIVMLTELHERDQDKCFQYWPSEDSVTYGEFTVEIKADTLCDTFSLRDLVLSYGPDKQTRSVRHFHFHGWPEIGIPAEGKGMIDIIASVQKQQQQSGNHPIIVHCSAGAGRTGTFVALSNILERVKAEGLLDVFQTVKSLRMQRPHMVQTVEQYDFCYRVVQDFVDIFSDYANFK, from the exons AACAACAGACGGTGGTCTTACTGCCGAGATCCCCTTCCACTTCCAAAACGTATTTCCCAATCCCTGTAGACAACCTGGAGGAAGAGTATCGGATACGCTCCGCCGATGATGGGAAGCTTTTTAGAGAAGAGTACAAC TCAATACCAGGAGGTTCAATCCAAGGAACATGTGAAGAGGCCAATAAAGAGCAAAACAAGGAGAAGAACAGATATCCAAACATACTACCAT ATGATCATTCCAGAGTGGTTCTTACACCAATCGATGTGGTCCCGGGTTCAGATTATGTTAATGCATCATATATTGAT GGTTATACAGATACAAATAAATTCATTGCAGCACAAG GTCCGAAGCAGGAAACGGTGGCAGATTTCTGGAGAATGATTTGGGAACAGAAATCAGCCACAATTGTAATGCTAACCAATCTGAAGGAGAGAAAAGAG GATAAGTGTTATCAGTATTGGCCTGATCAGGGATGCTGGACGTATGGTAGTGTGCGTGTTGCTGTAGAAGACTTCACTGTACTGGTGGACTACACCATACGCAAGTTCTGTGTGCAGTAT CAGGCCAGTGATGGCTCAAAAAACCCCCGTCTTGTCACACAGCTCCACTTCACCAGCTGGCCTGACTTCGGCGTCCCCTTCTCCCCCATTGGCATGCTCAAGTTCCTGAAGAAAGTGAAGCAGGTGAATCCCTCGTACGCTGGGCCCATCGTGGTGCACTGCAG TGCTGGGGTGGGCAGGACAGGAACTTTCATAGTCATCGATGCTATGATTGACATGATGTACACAGAACAGAAGGTGGACGTGTTCGGTTTCGTGTCACGGATACGAGAGCAAAGATCACAGCTCATTCAGACAGAC TTACAGTACTCATTTATCTATCAAGCTCTGCTGGAGTATTTCCTATATGGAGACACAGAGCTGGACGTGTCTTCTCTAGAGGGACACCTGGATAAACTGCACAACACCTGTGCTCCACTGGACCGTGTGGGCCTGGAGGAGGAGTTTAAG AAACTGACGAACATGCGCATCATGAAGGAAAACATGAGGACGGGCAACCTGCCGGCCAACATGAAGAAAAACAGAGTGCTTCAGATTATCCCAT ATGACTTCAACAGAGTAATATTATCTATGAAAAGAGGTCAAGAGTTCACTGATTATATCAACGCATCTTTCATTGAT GGGTACCGGCAGAAGGACTATTATATCGCCACCCAGGGTCCTCTGTCACACACAGTGGATGATTTCTGGAGGATGGTGTGGGAATGGAAGTGTCACTCAATCGTCATGTTGACAGAACTGCATGAGAGAGATCAg GACAAGTGTTTTCAGTACTGGCCTTCTGAAGACTCGGTGACGTACGGGGAGTTCACCGTGGAGATTAAAGCAGACACATTGTGTGACACGTTCAGTCTCAGAGATCTAGTGCTCTCATACGGCcca GATAAACAGACACGTTCGGTGCGGCACTTTCATTTCCACGGCTGGCCAGAGATCGGAATCCCGGCTGAAGGTAAAGGAATGATTGACATCATTGCATCAGTACAGAAACAACAGCAACAGTCGGGCAACCACCCCATAATCGTGCACTGCAG TGCGGGAGCGGGTCGGACCGGTACGTTTGTCGCTCTCAGTAATATTCTGGAGCGAGTGAAAGCCGAAGGTTTGCTGGACGTGTTTCAGACGGTGAAAAGTTTACGAATGCAGCGGCCACACATGGTGCAGACAGTG GAACAGTACGACTTCTGCTACAGAGTGGTACAGGACTTTGTCGACATTTTCTCAGACTATGCCAATTTTAAATGA